A segment of the Fusobacterium ulcerans genome:
AGTTGAAGGAAAACTTGTACATGGAATGCTTCATCCAGAGATGGGACATATCTTTGTCAATAGACATCCTAGAGATAAATTTGTTGGGAACTGTCCATTCCATGGTGGAAACTGCTTAGAAGGTATGGCTTCAGGACCAGCACTTGAGAGAAGATGGGGAATGAAAGGTGTAGATATTCCTGATGATCATCCTGCATGGGAAATGGAAGGGTACTATATTGCTCATGCTCTTGTAAATTATATTCTTGTTCTTTCACCTGAAAAGATAATGCTGGGTGGAGGAGTAATGAGAGAGAAACATCTTTTCCCTATAATCAGAAAAAAAGTGGTTCAGCTTTTAAATGGGTATATTCAAACTGAAAGTATTTTGAAAAATATTGATGAATATATTGTACCTCCAGCTCTTGGAGAGGATGCTGGAATTTTAGGAGCTTTGGCTCTTTGCTTTAAATAGAAAATTAATAAGGATGACTTATAAATGGAAATACAATTTTAGAAATTTTCCAGTAGAAATCTTTGTTATTAATCTTGCTTATAAAACTAAAAATAATAAACTCACTTTGTTCAAACAATATTATTTTTTACGTTTTACTTGCTTCATTAATTACACAAATTTTTCTAATTTCCAAATTTCTAAAATTTAATTTAGCTTTTTAGTCATCCTTATTTTTTACTTCCTATTTTTCACATCTTTCCTGTCAAAAAGTTTTCTTCTCTCTGTAGACTGAATAAAGAGTTTTTTCATTCCTTCCACATCTTCATTTACAAGTTTTTCTCTAAAATTATTCAGCTCTGCTGCAAAATCATCTATCTCCTTTACTAATATTTCCTTATTTAAAAGAAAAAGTTCACTCCACAAAACTTCATTAATTTTAGCTATCCTTGTAAGGTCTCTGAATGAATCTCCAGTATATTCTACAAGATGGGTATTATCGTTGGTATTCATAAGAGATACTGCTATCACATGGGTAAGCTGAGACACAAACCCTATCATTTTATCATGCTCTTCAAGTGACAGCTGGGTAATATTTCTAAACCCAAGTATTTCTCCCAGCTCCCTTGCAAATTTTATTCCTTCAGGTGTATTTTTTTCTGTAGGAGTAATGATGAAGTTGGCTATCTTAAAAATATTCTCATCACTGTTTCTCACACCGCTCACTTCTTTTCCAGCCATGGGATGAGAGCTTATAAATTCAACATCTTCAGATAGAAATCCCTGTACTTTGTCAGCTATTCCTCTTTTTACTCCACTGACATCTGTGATTATACAGCCCTTTTTAAAATATTTTTGATTTTCCCTTAGCCATCCTACCATTGCAGTGGGATAAAGCCCTGATATTATCACATCTGCTTTTTCTATCAACGAATTATAGTCAGAAACTGCTCCTTCATCTATTATATTATTTTCAAGAGCATATTCTATACTGTCTTCATTTATATCAGCAGCATATACAGTATATCCGTTTTTCTTGAGAGCTTTTGCATAAGCTCCTCCCAGAAGCCCTAATCCCACAATGAAAAATTTCATATCTTTATTTATCATAGCACTCAACCTTTACCCCTATTTTTTCTATATCTTCAAAAAAATCAGGATAAGACTTTTCCACTGCCTCTGCTCCATCTATAATGACAGGTTTATTCATAAGGGTAGCTGCTACAGCCATGCTCATAACTATTCTATGATCTTTATGCCCTGATACCTCTATTCCTCCATCATATATCTCTTTTCCAGATATAAAAATCTCATCCTCTGTAGTTTTAATAGATACTCCCAGCTTCAAAAGCTCCTCTTCCATAGCTGCTATTCTGTCGCTTTCCTTGTATCTCAATCTTCCAGCATTATAGATTCTGAAGTCTCCATCTCCATACATTCCCAATACATTGAGTATCGGCCCTAAGTCTGGACAATCTGCAAGGTCTATTTCACAGCCTTTAGGAGTACTTTTATGAATAAAGTATCCTCCCTCTATATTCTCTATATTCACACCACTGCTTCTCAATATCTCTATTACAGCCTTGTCTCCCTGCTTAGAGTCATGATTCAGCCCCAGACATTTAAGATCATTATTCACTGCTCCCAGCACTGCAAAGAACCCTAGCTGTGAAAAATCTCCTTCAATGGTATAGTCACAAGGACTGTATTTCTGATTTCCTCTGATTTTAAAAGTAAGCTCATCTTTTTGAAATATCTCTATTCCAAATCTTTTCAGCATCTCTAAAGTAAGGTCTATATATGAAGCTGATTCAAAAGGAGGTCTTATTTTTATTTCAGAATCTCCCTCCAGCAAAGGAAGGGTAAAAAGAAGTCCGCTGATAAACTGCGAGCTTATATTTCCATCTATCTCATATGTTCCAGCTTTCAGTTTTCCTTCTATCTCCATCTTAGATTCATCATGATAGTAATGTAATTTCTGCTCTTTAAATATATCCTCATATATTTTTTGAGGTCTTTTCAGAAGTCTGTTTTTCCCAAGAAAAGTTATTTTCTTTCCAGTCAGGGAAAATATTGGTATAAAGAATCTCAAAGTTGACCCAGACTCATTACAGTTTATAGTTTCATCTGAAATTTTTGTGATATCTTTTATCCCATCTATAATGAGGGTGCTTCCATTTTCCTCTATGACAGCTCCCAGTTTTCTCATTCCCTCTATTGTAGTTTTTATATCATCAGAATAAGCTGTATTTTTTATTATGCTTCTTCCAGGTGCCATTGATGCACATATTATTGCTCTATGTCCCATGCTTTTAGAAGGGGGGATAACTATCTGCCCACTGCATTTTGATGGATATATTTTTGCTTTCATTTATTTGCTTCCTCCTTCTAATGAGTCTTACATATCTCTTCCAATAACTTTTGCTATTTTTCTTCCCTGCTCTATTAAATGCTTGAATTTTTTAGGTTTCAATGATTGAGCTCCATCACTCCAAGCATGCTCAGGGTCATTATGCACCTCTATAATAAGTCCGTCTGCCCCAGCTGCAATAGCTGCCAATGCCATTGATTCTACATATTCCCAGTTTCCAGTAGCATGAGAAGGATCAATTATTATAGGAAGATGTGTTTTTTGTTTAATGATAGGGATAACGCTAAGATCAAGAGTATTTCTAGTATATTTTTCAAAAGTTCTGATTCCTCTTTCACAAAGTATTACATTTTCATTTCCTCCAGCCATAATATATTCAGCTGACATTATCCATTCTTCTATTGTATTTGATAACCCTCTTTTTAAAAGAATAGGTTTATTTATTTTTCCTACTGCTTTTAACAGATCAAAGTTCTGCATATTTCTTGCCCCTATTTGAATAAGGTCTACATTTTCAACAAATTCATCTATTTTATCTGCACTCATAAGTTCGCTGACTATTGGAAGCCCATAAGTTTCTCTTGCTTTTACTAGACATTGAATTCCTTCACTGGCCATTCCCTGAAAAGCATATGGCGATGTACGAGGTTTGTAAGCTCCTCCTCTCAGCATAGAAGCTCCTGCTTCTTTTACTTCCTTTGCTATCTCCATAACAGAGCACTCTCCCTCTACAGAACAAGGTCCTCCTATTACAGCAATTTTTTGTCCTGCTCCTATTTTGATTCCAGCTACATCAATAATGCTGTCTTCTGGATGGAAAAGTCTGTTGGCTTTTTTATATGGTGCTGCTATTCTAGTTACATCTTCAACATATGGACTTGCCTTCAATGCTTTCTCATCTATTTTTGTAGTATCTCCCACTATACCAAATACATTGTAATTTTCTCCAGATATAAGAGTTACTGCTACATCGTTCTTACTTTCTAAAGCCTCAATCATCTTTTGAATTTCTTCTTGTGGTGTGTTTTTCTTTAAAGTTATTATCATTTTTATTCCCCCTAAGTTTTTATATTTTTGTTTATTTCATATTTTAACTATTCTATATCTTACTTTATTCTATCTTCTCTTTCATTCTATTTTTTATCTGTCATCCACATATAGCCATATCTCATGCAGATGAGATCAAGAAGCCCAAAAGCTGTCATAGAATCTACAACCACTCTTGCTCTGTGTATTATAGCTGGGTCATGTCTTCCTTCTATATTAAATTTTACATTTTCCTTCTTAGCTATATCTACACTTTCCTGCTCCTTATATATTGATGGTGTAGGTTTTACAGCAATCTTCATTATAAGGGGCATAGAGTTAGATATTCCTCCATTAATCCCTCCATTATTATTTGTTTTAGTTTTTACTTCTCCATTTTCATAATAGAAGCTGTCATTTGCTTCACTTCCATACATCTCTGTCACTGCAAATCCAGCTCCAAATTCTATCCCTTTCACTGCTGGTATAGAATATATTAGGTGAGAAAGTACACTTTCTACAGAATTAAAATAAGGTTCTCCTATTCCTGCTGGAAGTCCTGTCACAGCAGTTTCTAGTATTCCTCCTACTGAGTCCAGCTCCTCTCCAGCTTTTTCTATAAGTTTTTTCATTTTCTCTTCAGCAGCTTCCTCTATCACAGGAAAATATTTTGCATTTACTTCCCTTATCTCCTTCAATAACACGCTTTCTTCAGAAGAAAAACTCTTATCTTTCTCATTTCTGCATTTTAATATGTGAGTTCCTATTTCTATTCCTTTAGATCTGAGTACCTGAATAAATATTGCCCCTGCTGCTACCAGAGGTGCTGTTATTCTTCCAGAGAAATGTCCTCCTCCTCTATAGTCCTGATATCCCATATATTTTGCATCTGCTGTATAATCAGCATGAGAAGGCCTCATTATACTCTTAGTTTTCTCATAATCTCTGCTCATTTGTGATTTATTTTCAATTATGAGGCATAATGGTGTTCCTGTTGTATATCCATTGAAATATCCGCTGACTATTTTAAAATCATCTGCTTCGTGTCTTTGAGTAGATATTTTTCCCTTTGGCTTCCTTTTCTCCAGCTGTTCTTGTATAAAGTCAGTATCTAATTTTATTCCCGGAGCTAGCCCATCTATCACGATTCCAATAGCTGTCCCATGTGATTCTCCAAAAAGACTGAGTTTTATACTATTCCCTATTGTACTCTGCATTTTTCCTCCTCTATTTCAGATAATTTTTACATTCCTCCATTGGAACTTTTACCAGTTCAGCTTTTCCCAGCTCTCTTACTTTTACCAGAGTTATCTTATCCTGATCAGCTTTTTTATCTTTGAGCATAAGTTCAAATACTTTATCACAATCATATTTTATCTCTGTATCTATATTCATCTTTTTCAATATATTTTTAGTTCTCTCTCTAAGTTCTTCATTCTCTATCATAGGAAGCATTCCCATAGCCACTCCCTCTCCATGAAGTACATCTTTCAAATGGAAGAACCCTTCTATTCCATGGCCGATAGTATGACCAAAGTTCAATATTTTTCTAAGATTTTCCTCTCTCTCATCTTTTTCAACTACATCTTTTTTTACTAAAAGTGCTCTATAGATTATCTCTTGAAGACTGCTGTCTATATCTTTCTCTTCAAATATTTCAAAGAGTTTTTCATCGTATATAAGCCCAGCTTTCAAAGCTTCAACCAGTCCATTGTAATAGTGCCTTTTAGGAAGAGTCTCTAAAACTTCCGGGTCTATGAATACTCCTTTCGGCTGATAAAAAGCTCCTATTATATTTTTAGTATCTCCCAGATTTATTGCTGTTTTCCCTCCAATAGAGCTGTCTATCTGAGAAAGTGTAGTTGTCGGTATATTTATGAAATCTATTCCTCTCATGTATGAAGCAGCTGAGAATCCTGCAAGATCCCCTACCACTCCCCCTCCCAGAGCTATTACAAGATCTTTTCTATGAAAGCCATATTCAAGGAGTTTTTGACATACTTCTTCAAATACTCTAAAACTCTTTGCTCCCTCTCCCTGTTCTACAATAATTGAATAACCATCAGAACATTGAGCTTTTAATATATCTGTATATTTTTTAGGAACTCCTGTATCTGTCACTATCATAACTTTTCTATTTAAGTCTATATATTCTTTTATTCTATAAAGTATCCCTTTTTCAATATGAATATCATAACTTTTTTCTTTAAGATCTATTCTCAGTTTCATAAAATCCTCCTTTTTATTTTTCTCAGATATAAAAAAAAGCATTCAATTCCTTGAATGCTTCGCCTTGATACAACAAAAGACCATAAGGGCTTTATGGTTGTATCAAGGCTATCTAAAGTAAAATCTGAATACTATGTTATTTGCTTTTTTATTTCTCATAAGTTACCACTCCGAAAAAACGAATTTTACTTATAATAAACCTATATTGAAAATTTTGCAACATTTTTTTTAATTTTTTTGAAATCTCAATATATATATTCCCTAAGACTTCCTATTTCTACAGACTTTAAAGTTCTTATGCAAAAACAAATTTTTTTTATGTAGAATGTATTCAAAAATAGTGCTATAATAATTTCAAAATTCAAAGGGGGAGTAAAATATGAATAAATTGGAAGAAGCCAGAAAGATCATAAATGAAGTAGACAAAGAAGTTGCAGCTCTTTTCCAAAAAAGAATGCAGGCTGTAGAAGATGTCATTTTATACAAACTGGAAAATGATATGCCTATTTTTGACAGTGGAAGAGAAAAACAGGTAATAGAAAAAAACTGTGCTTATATCACAGAGGAAAAATATATTGAATCATACAAGGAATTTATTCAAAATCTTATGGATACTTCTAAGAGATATCAGGCATCTATCATCAACAAAGGTGTTGTTGCATATCAAGGAACTATGGGAGCATTCTCTCATATTGCCTCAAAAAAAGTTTTCCCAGATTCAAAATTAAAGTCATACGCAACTTTTGAAGATGTATTCAAAGCTGTTGCTGATGGGGGAGCAGCATATGGAGTTATTCCTTTTGAAAATTCATATACAGGAGAAGTGGGAGAAGTTCTTGATCTGCTTTCAAAATATGACTGCCATATCTCTGGAATCTATGATTTAAAAATAGATCAAAATTTATTGGGATTAAAAAATGCAGAAATAAAAGATATAGAAAAAGTTTATTCACATCATCAGGCACTGTCACAATGTCAGACGTTCTTAAAAGGAACTAACTTTGAGGCTATTCCTTATCCTAATACTGCCCTTGCAGCTAAATTTGTAAGCGAAGCAGGAGACATCCATAAAGCTGCTATTGCCAGCAGAGAAACTGCTGAACTTTATGGTTTAAAAATTCTTGTTGAAAATATAAATACAAGTACAGAAAACACTACAAGATTTATTATACTGACTAAAAAACTTGAAGAAAAAGGAGATAGATTTAATCTTCTCTTTACTGTTGACCACAACGCTGGACAGCTGGCACACATTATTCAGATAGTAGCTGAGCATGGATTCAATATGGAAAGCATCAGATCTCGTTCTCTTCACAATCTTCCTTGGCAGTATTTCTTCTATGTAGAAATAGTAGGAGATTTGAGAGAACAAAGAACAAAAGATTTAATAGAAGCTATGAGAAAAAATTGTAAAGACCTTAAAATATTAGGAAGTTATTCTGTTAAATAAATAGAATTATATTTCTATTCTATAAACCATTAACTTCCCCCAAAACATTTGATTTTTCTGTGTTTTATTCCAAATACAAGTAGATAAAAAGCATAAATTACTATATAATATTGTGAACCACTTAAAAAGTTTCAAAAAAAATATAAAAGTAATGATGAAATGGGGGAAGGAAATGGAAATATTATTTGAAAATAGATATTACTCTGATAAAAAAGTTCTGCTTGAATATGTAAAAGATGTTCATTGTAAATTTCCCAGAAGACTTGGATTTTTATTTGTGCTTATTGCAGCATTCTATACTTACCTTACATTATTCAAGATGAGCAGTTTACGTTTGGTTATGGCTGTGCTGACTATATTAATATTTATTGTTTCATTGCGATTAATTTTTTATCATTTAGTTTATCTGAAAAATATGAAAAAATCTTCTCTTAATCTACATAATGGACAGATGCCTGAATCTGTTTTGCAATTTACAGATAATGGCATTGCTTTAAAAGAAGGCAAAATTTCAATGGAGTTTGAATATAATCAAATCAAGGAAATAAAAGAATATAAGGTGGCTTATGTCTTAATGATTGGAAAAAAACAAGGAATAATATTAAAAAAAGACAGCTTTTCAATTGGAACTTTTGAAGAGTTTAAAAAATTCATAAATGAAAAAATAAAATAATTTTTACTGTAATAAAAGAGGTTGACTAAGATGAAAAATTTTAGCCAACCTCTTTTTATTTTAATAGCTCCTAAATATTTTTAAATTTAAATCAAGTCTTTTCCTGATTTTATTTTATATCTGTCTTTTACAAATCTTATTCCTATTTGTATAAGCTCCCTCTCAACTTTTACTCTTTTTTCTGTATCCTCAATACTTGTAACTTCCATCACCTTAGAATCGCCCACTACTCTTCTGATGATTTCCATCCCTGCCGACCCTACTGAATCAGCCAATATTTCTCCAAGATACCAGTTTTCAAAGCCTTCATTTACATAAAGAGGATCTTTTACTATCTCCTTATATTTTTTATGGAATTTTACAACAAACATATCAAAAATATTTTCAATAGTCTCAGTAAGCCATTGGATAAATTTCTCTTTCTTTTCTCCATCTTCCATAAGATACTTTCTATTTACCAAAGAGAAGAAAAGATTTCCTATTACGTTTCCAATATCATATCCCATAGGCCCATAGAAAGAAAATTCCGGATCAATTACCTTCATTCCTCTTTCGTTGATAAATATAGACCCTGAATGAAGATCTCCATGTATTAAAGCCTGAGCATTATTCATAAAATTATTTTTAAGTTTTGCTGCTTCAACATGAAGCTCTTTATCTTCATATAAATATTTTTTTACAAACTCCATATTTTCTGGAATAACTATATTTCTATCTCTGTCATTCACATAAGGTTCTGTAAATACAAGACATTCTGATATATCACACAATTCTTTATTTATAAAAGCTTTTACTCTGTCTTTTTTCTCTGCTCTGTCCAGTACCAGATCTGTTGTTGGAAGAAGGGTATCTGCTAGGAAACTGCTTATCTCCTCTGCAAATTTTTCAAATATTTTCCCATCTATAAGCTCTTTTCTTAGATTCTTATATTCAGAAATATCCTCCATTACTATTACACACATGATATCGTCATAACGATATATTTCAGGTACAAATTCAGGAGCATATTCCCCTTCCAGCTTCAATATTTCTGCTTCAATTCTACTTCTGTCCAAATCCAAAGGACGTCCAGATGAACGTAAAAATTTATCTGCCTGTTTCAATACAACAGACTTTCCAGTTTTATCTTCTATGACTCTGAAAATATAGTTTATATTTCCATCTCCAATTTCTTCGCCCCTAAGCTCAGCATCATCTGGAAAAATTCCAAAATATTTTGTATATTCAACAGCATCTGCTGCTGACATACGAAAATGCTCTAAATATTTATTCATAGTCTTCCCTCTCTCTTAATAATATTGTTCTACTTCCTTTTCATAATATTCTGCCAGATTATATGGAGAATATATTCCCTGATCTGTAACAACACCACTGACTAAATAAGGAGGTGTAATATCAAAAGATGGATAATAAGCTTCTACTCCCTCTAAAGTATTTTTTATTCCATTACATGTTAAAACTTCTTCTGGATTTCTTTCCTCTATCACTATATTTTCAAGTTTTTTATCTTCATCAGGAATGCCAGTAACAAAATATGGAATTCCAAAGTATTTTGCAACTATAGCAATCTGCAAAGTCCCCACTTTATTTACTATATGACCATCCATACAGATAGAATCTGCTGCTGAGGTAAATACATCTATTCCTTTAGATTTTATTGTCCATGCAGGCATATTGTCTGTAATCACAGTCACTTTAAATCCCTGATCTTTCAGTACACTTGCTGTAAGACGTGCCCCTTGAAGATATGGTCTTGTTTCTGGGCAGTAGAATTCTATATCTTTATTCTGATTTCTTATCTCTCTTCCCATACAACCTACAATTGTTTCACCAAAACATTGCGTCATTACTTTCCCTTTTTGTGGAAAAAGCTTCACAAGATTTTTAGCTACTTCTGACATTCTTCCATATCTTCTCTCAAGTGAATCAACTGTTCTTTGAAATATTGCCTCTACAGCTGATTTCCCCTGTTCAATAGCTTCTTTTCCAACTTCATAACATGACTCAGTTATAAGCTTCATACGATTTACAGTAGTAGGTCTTGCATGAGATATTACATCAGAAGCTTCTTTTAGGAAAGCTATCTGCTCCTCTTTAGACAACCCCTCTGCCTGATAAGCAGCCAGAGCCATTCCCATTCCTG
Coding sequences within it:
- a CDS encoding ROK family protein gives rise to the protein MFFGAIEAGGTKFVCGIGTKSGELIERVSFPTELPHETMKNVISFFKGKEIEAIGIGCFGPIDLNKDSKTYGYITSTPKTAWKNFNLVGEIKKNFDIPVYFDTDVNAAAFGEYVWGAGKNLKSSIYLTVGTGIGGGAVVEGKLVHGMLHPEMGHIFVNRHPRDKFVGNCPFHGGNCLEGMASGPALERRWGMKGVDIPDDHPAWEMEGYYIAHALVNYILVLSPEKIMLGGGVMREKHLFPIIRKKVVQLLNGYIQTESILKNIDEYIVPPALGEDAGILGALALCFK
- a CDS encoding prephenate dehydrogenase encodes the protein MINKDMKFFIVGLGLLGGAYAKALKKNGYTVYAADINEDSIEYALENNIIDEGAVSDYNSLIEKADVIISGLYPTAMVGWLRENQKYFKKGCIITDVSGVKRGIADKVQGFLSEDVEFISSHPMAGKEVSGVRNSDENIFKIANFIITPTEKNTPEGIKFARELGEILGFRNITQLSLEEHDKMIGFVSQLTHVIAVSLMNTNDNTHLVEYTGDSFRDLTRIAKINEVLWSELFLLNKEILVKEIDDFAAELNNFREKLVNEDVEGMKKLFIQSTERRKLFDRKDVKNRK
- the aroA gene encoding 3-phosphoshikimate 1-carboxyvinyltransferase; its protein translation is MKAKIYPSKCSGQIVIPPSKSMGHRAIICASMAPGRSIIKNTAYSDDIKTTIEGMRKLGAVIEENGSTLIIDGIKDITKISDETINCNESGSTLRFFIPIFSLTGKKITFLGKNRLLKRPQKIYEDIFKEQKLHYYHDESKMEIEGKLKAGTYEIDGNISSQFISGLLFTLPLLEGDSEIKIRPPFESASYIDLTLEMLKRFGIEIFQKDELTFKIRGNQKYSPCDYTIEGDFSQLGFFAVLGAVNNDLKCLGLNHDSKQGDKAVIEILRSSGVNIENIEGGYFIHKSTPKGCEIDLADCPDLGPILNVLGMYGDGDFRIYNAGRLRYKESDRIAAMEEELLKLGVSIKTTEDEIFISGKEIYDGGIEVSGHKDHRIVMSMAVAATLMNKPVIIDGAEAVEKSYPDFFEDIEKIGVKVECYDK
- the aroF gene encoding 3-deoxy-7-phosphoheptulonate synthase; this translates as MIITLKKNTPQEEIQKMIEALESKNDVAVTLISGENYNVFGIVGDTTKIDEKALKASPYVEDVTRIAAPYKKANRLFHPEDSIIDVAGIKIGAGQKIAVIGGPCSVEGECSVMEIAKEVKEAGASMLRGGAYKPRTSPYAFQGMASEGIQCLVKARETYGLPIVSELMSADKIDEFVENVDLIQIGARNMQNFDLLKAVGKINKPILLKRGLSNTIEEWIMSAEYIMAGGNENVILCERGIRTFEKYTRNTLDLSVIPIIKQKTHLPIIIDPSHATGNWEYVESMALAAIAAGADGLIIEVHNDPEHAWSDGAQSLKPKKFKHLIEQGRKIAKVIGRDM
- the aroC gene encoding chorismate synthase; this encodes MQSTIGNSIKLSLFGESHGTAIGIVIDGLAPGIKLDTDFIQEQLEKRKPKGKISTQRHEADDFKIVSGYFNGYTTGTPLCLIIENKSQMSRDYEKTKSIMRPSHADYTADAKYMGYQDYRGGGHFSGRITAPLVAAGAIFIQVLRSKGIEIGTHILKCRNEKDKSFSSEESVLLKEIREVNAKYFPVIEEAAEEKMKKLIEKAGEELDSVGGILETAVTGLPAGIGEPYFNSVESVLSHLIYSIPAVKGIEFGAGFAVTEMYGSEANDSFYYENGEVKTKTNNNGGINGGISNSMPLIMKIAVKPTPSIYKEQESVDIAKKENVKFNIEGRHDPAIIHRARVVVDSMTAFGLLDLICMRYGYMWMTDKK
- the aroB gene encoding 3-dehydroquinate synthase encodes the protein MKLRIDLKEKSYDIHIEKGILYRIKEYIDLNRKVMIVTDTGVPKKYTDILKAQCSDGYSIIVEQGEGAKSFRVFEEVCQKLLEYGFHRKDLVIALGGGVVGDLAGFSAASYMRGIDFINIPTTTLSQIDSSIGGKTAINLGDTKNIIGAFYQPKGVFIDPEVLETLPKRHYYNGLVEALKAGLIYDEKLFEIFEEKDIDSSLQEIIYRALLVKKDVVEKDEREENLRKILNFGHTIGHGIEGFFHLKDVLHGEGVAMGMLPMIENEELRERTKNILKKMNIDTEIKYDCDKVFELMLKDKKADQDKITLVKVRELGKAELVKVPMEECKNYLK
- a CDS encoding chorismate mutase; protein product: MNKLEEARKIINEVDKEVAALFQKRMQAVEDVILYKLENDMPIFDSGREKQVIEKNCAYITEEKYIESYKEFIQNLMDTSKRYQASIINKGVVAYQGTMGAFSHIASKKVFPDSKLKSYATFEDVFKAVADGGAAYGVIPFENSYTGEVGEVLDLLSKYDCHISGIYDLKIDQNLLGLKNAEIKDIEKVYSHHQALSQCQTFLKGTNFEAIPYPNTALAAKFVSEAGDIHKAAIASRETAELYGLKILVENINTSTENTTRFIILTKKLEEKGDRFNLLFTVDHNAGQLAHIIQIVAEHGFNMESIRSRSLHNLPWQYFFYVEIVGDLREQRTKDLIEAMRKNCKDLKILGSYSVK
- a CDS encoding YcxB family protein → MEILFENRYYSDKKVLLEYVKDVHCKFPRRLGFLFVLIAAFYTYLTLFKMSSLRLVMAVLTILIFIVSLRLIFYHLVYLKNMKKSSLNLHNGQMPESVLQFTDNGIALKEGKISMEFEYNQIKEIKEYKVAYVLMIGKKQGIILKKDSFSIGTFEEFKKFINEKIK
- the mtnK gene encoding S-methyl-5-thioribose kinase; the protein is MNKYLEHFRMSAADAVEYTKYFGIFPDDAELRGEEIGDGNINYIFRVIEDKTGKSVVLKQADKFLRSSGRPLDLDRSRIEAEILKLEGEYAPEFVPEIYRYDDIMCVIVMEDISEYKNLRKELIDGKIFEKFAEEISSFLADTLLPTTDLVLDRAEKKDRVKAFINKELCDISECLVFTEPYVNDRDRNIVIPENMEFVKKYLYEDKELHVEAAKLKNNFMNNAQALIHGDLHSGSIFINERGMKVIDPEFSFYGPMGYDIGNVIGNLFFSLVNRKYLMEDGEKKEKFIQWLTETIENIFDMFVVKFHKKYKEIVKDPLYVNEGFENWYLGEILADSVGSAGMEIIRRVVGDSKVMEVTSIEDTEKRVKVERELIQIGIRFVKDRYKIKSGKDLI
- a CDS encoding S-methyl-5-thioribose-1-phosphate isomerase, with translation MSRMDQGLAFMLQYENIAWYENGKVRILDRRIYPREVKFVECSDYHEVRQAITDMVTQSAGPYTAAGMGMALAAYQAEGLSKEEQIAFLKEASDVISHARPTTVNRMKLITESCYEVGKEAIEQGKSAVEAIFQRTVDSLERRYGRMSEVAKNLVKLFPQKGKVMTQCFGETIVGCMGREIRNQNKDIEFYCPETRPYLQGARLTASVLKDQGFKVTVITDNMPAWTIKSKGIDVFTSAADSICMDGHIVNKVGTLQIAIVAKYFGIPYFVTGIPDEDKKLENIVIEERNPEEVLTCNGIKNTLEGVEAYYPSFDITPPYLVSGVVTDQGIYSPYNLAEYYEKEVEQYY